In Glandiceps talaboti chromosome 14, keGlaTala1.1, whole genome shotgun sequence, a single genomic region encodes these proteins:
- the LOC144445560 gene encoding ectonucleotide pyrophosphatase/phosphodiesterase family member 7-like, protein MDQHDQQTQNDTEEPLLSGTSESSSGGFLTLGFSRAQSTRRIIWKIVVVSFLVVLIVTVITALIVTARRNNSVLQESNPKVVMVLSDGLRYDLFNVSMPSLTALGENGVRAEYMISQYPTVSAVNMYSIATGLYPESHGVVGNSAFNLNYHNQTGGYLETLNVTYWWDEPGVEPLWVTARKQGLKTGTLMYPGGDVAIKGVRPNENIASSRWSWKHFDFETRVDITMRWLLEGDHDLIYLYLDEPDESLHKYGIGSKEVVDKIKEVDEAIGYLQKRIKEEDLEDIVNIIVVSDHGHATVTKKINIFESVDEEDFDFYLKEDSPKVLMQPKADKLMEVFGKLQNVSEHLTPYLKKDIPDRFHYKNNDRILSLLLKSDLGVVIGSSPGKGNPPKSSHGWDPSYPEMHSIFYAKGPAFKDDYVAKSFQNVDVYPLMCKLLGITPRPNNGSLDEVNQMLKVTTEMGDKMALLN, encoded by the coding sequence ATGGATCAACATGATCAACAAACACAGAACGACACCGAAGAACCTCTGCTGTCAGGAACAAGCGAAAGTTCGTCAGGTGGATTTTTAACGTTAGGGTTTTCAAGGGCTCAAAGTACACGCCGAATTATTTGGAAGATTGTTGTCGTAAGCTTTCTTGTCGTTTTGATTGTCACAGTTATTACAGCATTGATTGTCACAGCACGTAGAAATAACTCAGTTCTCCAGGAGAGTAACCCAAAAGTTGTCATGGTTTTGTCTGACGGTTTACGATATGACTTATTCAATGTTTCGATGCCTTCTTTGACTGCACTGGGTGAAAATGGCGTCAGAGCTGAATACATGATCTCGCAATATCCCACAGTATCTGCCGTTAATATGTACAGTATAGCAACAGGCTTGTACCCGGAAAGTCACGGGGTGGTCGGTAACAGTGCGTTCAATCTGAACTACCACAATCAAACGGGTGGTTATTTAGAAACGCTGAACGTCACGTATTGGTGGGACGAACCAGGCGTTGAACCATTATGGGTTACTGCCCGCAAACAAGGTCTCAAAACGGGAACGTTGATGTATCCCGGTGGCGATGTAGCAATCAAAGGTGTGAGACCAAATGAGAATATCGCGTCTTCTCGATGGAGTTGGAAACACTTCGATTTTGAAACGAGAGTTGACATTACAATGCGATGGTTACTGGAAGGTGACCATGACCTGATTTATCTATATTTAGACGAACCTGACGAATCTCTTCACAAATATGGCATTGGATCTAAAGAAGTTGTGGATAAAATCAAGGAGGTAGACGAAGCTATCGGATACCTTCAAAAACGAATCAAAGAAGAAGACCTCGAAGATATTGTCAACATTATAGTAGTTAGTGATCACGGACATGCGACTGTCACcaaaaaaattaacatattcGAAAGCGTTGATGAGGAAGATTTTGATTTCTACTTGAAGGAAGACTCGCCAAAAGTACTAATGCAGCCAAAAGCAGATAAACTGATGGAAGTTTTCGGGAAGCTTCAAAATGTCAGTGAACATCTGACTCCATATCTTAAAAAAGATATCCCGGACAGATTTCATTACAAAAATAACGACCGTATCTTGTCATTGCTATTGAAAAGTGACTTGGGAGTCGTCATTGGTTCAAGTCCAGGAAAAGGCAATCCTCCGAAATCTTCACATGGTTGGGATCCTTCATACCCCGAAATGCATTCTATTTTTTATGCAAAGGGACCAGCTTTTAAAGACGATTACGTTGCAAAATCATTCCAAAATGTGGATGTCTATCCTCTGATGTGTAAACTATTGGGAATAACACCAAGACCAAACAATGGATCACTGGATGAAGTCAATCAGATGTTGAAAGTGACCACCGAAATGGGAGACAAAATGGCGCTTTTGAACTAA
- the LOC144445895 gene encoding ectonucleotide pyrophosphatase/phosphodiesterase family member 7-like translates to MGDQAQDSIPLTEYMENSEESDDDFTSVSPSSRSYRTRPRRKILRFVVASLVLLLPVSVIVTMVVATRIHQRGNQKVVLILCDGLRWDLFKTQMPSLTALGKHGVRAKSMIPQYPSISAVNMYSIATGLFVESHGVVANNAINLYKNETIGFLETLNTTFWWDEPNVEPLWVTARKHGLKSGTVMYPGGNVKIKGLQANKNVAFSEWSWTQFSFQARIDTAIQWLVEDSFDLVYVFLDEPDHTLHKYGIGSKEAVDKINEVDEAIGHLQKRIKDEDLEDIVNIIVVSDHGHATVTKNINIFESVDEEDFDFYLKEKSPVVLMQPKADKLVEVFGKLQHVSEHLTPYLKKDIPDRFHYKNNDRILSLLLKSDLGVIIDSRSEKGNISKSSHGWDPSHHEMRSIFYAKGPAFKDDYVAKSFQNVDVYPLMCKLLGITPRPNNGSLDEVNQMLKLHISGT, encoded by the coding sequence ATGGGGGATCAAGCCCAAGACAGTATTCCTCTGACTGAATATATGGAAAACAGCGAAGAATCGGACGATGACTTCACGTCAGTTTCACCGAGCTCGAGGTCATACCGTACGCGTCCTCGAAGAAAAATCCTGCGATTTGTCGTGGCAAGTTTGGTTCTTTTACTACCCGTGTCTGTGATAGTGACAATGGTCGTTGCAACAAGAATTCATCAACGGGGGAACCAAAAAGTTGTCCTGATTTTGTGTGACGGTCTGAGATGGGATCTGTTTAAAACTCAAATGCCATCTTTGACTGCATTAGGTAAACATGGAGTGAGAGCGAAGTCCATGATTCCACAATATCCCTCAATATCTGCCGTCAATATGTACAGTATCGCTACAGGTCTGTTTGTGGAAAGTCACGGCGTGGTCGCCAACAATGCGATTAACCTATACAAAAATGAAACGATTGGATTTTTGGAAACACTAAACACGACATTTTGGTGGGACGAACCAAACGTTGAGCCCCTTTGGGTAACAGCGCGTAAACATGGACTCAAGAGTGGAACCGTCATGTATCCTGGCGGAAACGTTAAAATCAAAGGCCTACAAGCTAATAAAAATGTCGCTTTTTCTGAATGGTCTTGGACTCAGTTTTCTTTTCAAGCAAGAATCGATACGGCGATACAGTGGTTAGTAGAAGACAGTTTTGATCTCGTGTATGTGTTTTTAGACGAGCCAGATCACACACTTCATAAATATGGCATTGGGTCTAAAGAAGCTGTGGATAAAATCAATGAAGTCGACGAAGCTATCGGACACCTTCAAAAACGAATCAAAGACGAAGACCTCGAAGACATTGTCAACATTATAGTAGTTAGCGATCACGGACATGCGACTGTCACCAAAAATATTAACATATTCGAAAGCGTTGATGAGGAGGATTTTGATTTCTACTTGAAAGAGAAATCACCAGTCGTACTAATGCAACCAAAAGCAGACAAGCTGGTGGAAGTTTTCGGTAAGCTACAACATGTCAGTGAACACCTGACTCCGTATCTTAAAAAAGATATCCCGGACAGATTTCATTACAAAAACAACGACCGTATCTTGTCATTGTTATTGAAAAGTGACTTGGGAGTCATCATTGATTCACGATCAGAAAAAGGCAATATTTCGAAATCTTCACATGGTTGGGATCCTTCTCACCATGAAATGCGTTCTATTTTTTATGCAAAGGGACCAGCTTTTAAAGACGATTACGTTGCAAAATCATTCCAAAATGTGGATGTCTATCCTCTGATGTGTAAACTACTGGGAATAACACCAAGACCAAACAATGGATCACTGGATGAAGTCAATCAAATGTTAAAACTACACATATCTGGCACTTGA
- the LOC144445896 gene encoding solute carrier family 2, facilitated glucose transporter member 12-like, with translation MDYQIDPDVAITNSCHGNAHVVDEQELDTVLLLSQTDDDLEEEQNGKAMDSLELEELQPVNHVSNHGNKDKMTGYVVLAAAMAAIGGIMFGYDIGIISGAQLQLRDEFQLSCLEEAIVVSGLLLGAMLGSIVGGFLVDAIGRRRVIIINAGLFVIGALTLSFSTTYLFLVIGRLIVGFAVSLSVIAECIYISEISPPKRRGSLVSLNELGISVGLLLAYMVNFLFISVHNGWRYMFGLSVIPAVIQGIGMFVVPTSPRYLMSKKKDQEARVVLQKIRGSSNIDDELLQIRMSIQTERDYSICDLFSSVDNMRGRMFIGIGVVFFQQVSGQTNVLYYAPTVFQMLGFQSNFAATLATVGLGTVKALATILCLLCVDKGGRRKFLLIGTISMTIVITVLGIATMILPSPLKTELCIEIPPTSYGNINITNEASTTQETLVFSPTTVDNNKLDLNVSHDVFRRSEETFFLDGNMKILKLYSEHSRDQSSQVKGHLQDTIQYLHHIQNIKRDVSEQTMNLSDSNLPINATDSGYHDNSPGAKAAKYLALASLMCYVAAYSLSFGPIAWILLSEIFPSGIRGRASAFATVFNWGTNLLISLTFLQLMDALGSSWTFISYGVICAISCVFVYFVVPETKNRSLEEVSAELNNSSFKKVKQRCMLLPCCRRRLQLQLYGRYTEIERRGNEDDRLRNLTSFDTLPNTTI, from the exons ATGGATTATCAAATTGATCCTGATGTTGCCATAACAaacagttgtcatggcaatgcaCATGTGGTTGATGAGCAGGAGTTGGATACAG TGCTACTGTTGTCGCAGACAGATGACGATTTGGAAGAGGAACAGAACGGCAAAGCAATGGATTCTTTAGAACTGGAAGAATTGCAACCTGTCAATCATGTGtcaaaccatggcaacaaagatAAGATGACAGGGTATGTAGTGTTGGCAGCTGCCATGGCAGCCATTGGCGGCATTATGTTTGGATATGACATAG GAATAATATCTGGTGCTCAGCTACAACTACGAGATGAATTTCAATTGTCTTGTTTAGAAGAAGCTATAGTTGTCAGTGGTTTATTGTTAGGAGCAATGCTGGGATCTATAGTAGGAG GTTTTCTTGTTGATGCTATTGGCCGTCGTCGTGTTATAATTATCAATGCAGGATTATTTGTGATAGGGGCTTTGACCTTAAGCTTTTCCACGACTTATCTGTTTTTG GTTATAGGTCGACTTATTGTTGGGTTTGCTGTATCTTTATCTGTTATTGCTGAATGTATTTACATATCTGAAATTTCACCACCT aaaAGGCGTGGTTCCCTGGTTTCTCTAAATGAACTTGGGATAAGTGTAGGGCTACTATTAGCATACATGGTCAATTTTCTATTTATAAGTGTACACAATGGCTG GCGGTACATGTTTGGTTTATCAGTAATACCAGCTGTTATTCAGGGTATTGGAATGTTTGTTGTGCCAACAAGTCCAAGATATTTAATGAGTAAGAAGAAAGACCAAGAG GCTCGTGTAGTCTTACAAAAAATTCGAGGTAGCAGCAATATAGATGATGAATTGCTACAAATAAGGATGTCCATACAGACAGAGAGG GATTATTCAATCTGTGATTTATTTTCGTCTGTGGACAATATGAGAGGGAGAATGTTTATTGGTATTGGGGTGGTATTCTTTCAGCAG GTCTCTGGGCAAActaatgtactatactatgcaCCAACAGTGTTTCAAATGTTGGGATTTCAGTCCAACTTTGCTGCTACCCTGGCAACAGTTGGTCTTGGCACTGTCAAG GCCTTAGCAACAATACTGTGCTTACTGTGTGTGGATAAAGGAGGGAGACGAAAATTTTTATTAATTGGTACAATTTCTATGACGATAGTCATTACGGTACTCGGCATTGCAACAATG ATCCTGCCATCTCCACTCAAAACAGAGCTGTGCATAGAAATACCCCCGACATCATatggaaatataaatattactaATGAAGCCAGCACTACACAAGAAACATTGGTTttcagtccaactacagttGATAACAATAAATTAGATTTGAATGTATCACATGATGTCTTTCGGAGAAGTGAAGAAACATTTTTTCTTGATGGAAATATGAAGATTCTGAAATTGTACTCTGAACATTCCAGGGACCAAAGTTCACAGGTTAAAGGTCATCTTCAAGATACCATTCagtatttacatcatatacagaACATCAAAAGAGATGTTTCTGAGCAAACTATGAATTTGAGTGATTCAAACCTGCCTATCAATGCAACAGACAGTGGATACCATGACAATAGTCCTGGGGCCAAAGCAGCAAAGTATTTGGCATTGGCATCTTTGATGTGCTATGTTGCTGCATACTCACTAAGTTTTGGACCAA TTGCCTGGATTTTACTCAGTGAGATCTTTCCGTCTGGTATACGTGGACGAGCATCAGCATTTGCTACTGTGTTTAACTGGGGAACCAATCTGCTGATTTCACTAACATTCCTACAACTAATGG ATGCATTAGGTTCATCATGGACTTTTATATCCTATGGTGTCATCTGTGCCATCTCTTGTGtctttgtttactttgttgtccCGGAAACCAAAAACAGATCGCTAGAGGAAGTGTCAGCGGAGTTAAACAACAG